A stretch of the Paenibacillus dendritiformis genome encodes the following:
- a CDS encoding transposase: protein MGKHFSKEKRLQIVKEAMAGIKVGTLARMYGVHPETVRVWVRDHRDEISQEEIPAADEHLQELRRLQEVEAKFEQAKKLLGEKELEIEILREVVKKKNPAYLKDLK, encoded by the coding sequence ATGGGAAAGCACTTTAGCAAGGAAAAACGCCTGCAAATTGTAAAGGAAGCAATGGCCGGCATTAAGGTGGGAACACTTGCCCGAATGTACGGTGTCCATCCGGAGACGGTACGTGTTTGGGTTAGAGACCACCGTGACGAAATTAGCCAAGAGGAGATACCCGCAGCAGACGAGCATCTGCAAGAACTCCGTCGACTTCAAGAGGTAGAGGCAAAGTTCGAGCAGGCAAAAAAGCTCCTGGGTGAAAAAGAGCTTGAGATCGAGATCCTACGAGAAGTCGTAAAAAAGAAGAACCCCGCTTATCTGAAAGACTTGAAATAG
- a CDS encoding ABC transporter permease: MANVTPGSASRRLTSRFAFAPGAGKRIKKHWQFYLLVLLPVSYLIIFKYVPMGGVLIAFKEYNVVQGIWDSPWVGLKYFEQFLESPYFWNYIRNTIVVSLYGLAVGFPAPILLALLLNEIRNGWFKKTVQMVTYAPYFISTVIMVSIVIVALSPNVGMVNNVLRLFGFEGIDFMGRPELFKSIYVWSDVWQFTGYGAIIYIAALAGVNPELYEAAKVDGATRFQKIWNIDLPSIFPVMVILLILNVGSMMSVGFEKMYLMQNPLNLESSEIISTYVYKVGLLNANFSFSTAIGLFNSVINLFLIVTVNAIARRLSESSLW; encoded by the coding sequence ATGGCAAACGTCACGCCCGGATCTGCATCCCGCCGCCTGACATCGCGCTTCGCGTTTGCCCCAGGCGCCGGCAAGCGGATCAAGAAGCATTGGCAGTTCTACCTGCTGGTTCTGCTGCCTGTCTCCTACCTGATTATTTTCAAATATGTGCCTATGGGAGGCGTGCTGATCGCGTTCAAGGAATATAACGTCGTGCAGGGCATCTGGGACAGCCCGTGGGTCGGGCTGAAATATTTCGAGCAGTTCCTCGAGTCCCCCTACTTCTGGAATTACATCCGCAATACGATTGTCGTCAGCCTGTACGGGCTGGCGGTCGGGTTCCCGGCTCCGATTCTGTTGGCCCTGCTCCTGAATGAGATTCGCAACGGCTGGTTCAAAAAGACCGTGCAAATGGTGACGTATGCCCCCTATTTCATCTCGACCGTCATTATGGTGTCTATCGTTATCGTAGCTCTGTCGCCGAACGTCGGCATGGTGAACAATGTGCTGCGGCTCTTCGGGTTCGAAGGAATCGACTTCATGGGACGGCCGGAGCTGTTCAAATCGATTTATGTCTGGTCTGACGTATGGCAATTTACGGGCTACGGCGCGATTATTTATATCGCCGCGCTGGCTGGGGTCAATCCGGAGCTGTATGAAGCGGCCAAGGTCGACGGCGCGACGCGCTTCCAGAAAATATGGAACATCGATTTGCCGAGCATTTTCCCGGTGATGGTGATTCTGCTTATTCTGAATGTCGGGAGCATGATGAGCGTCGGCTTCGAGAAAATGTATCTGATGCAGAACCCGCTCAATCTGGAGTCTTCGGAAATTATCTCGACCTACGTATACAAGGTGGGGCTGTTGAATGCGAACTTCAGCTTCTCGACGGCGATCGGACTCTTCAACTCTGTCATCAATCTGTTCTTGATCGTGACGGTTAACGCGATAGCGCGCCGGCTGTCCGAGTCGAGTCTGTGGTAA
- a CDS encoding Tex family protein, with the protein MTVRDETMEVQPLDAAIEQMTASEPERLLHQLASELSLGRGQVQRTIELLDEGNTIPFIARYRKEMTGELDETQLRTLEERLGYLRGLEERKREVLRLINEQGKLTEPLLDSIVQAAKLQEVEDLYRPYRQKRKTRASVAKERGLEPLAQWILSLPKQGDPMQEASAYVNEEKGVPAAENALQGAQDIIAEMLGDDPDIRAWVRRYTMDQGVIRTEAKDKEQESVYEMYYEYTEPVKRLPSHRILAINRGEREDVLKVALDVPVDKIVAYMSKRTIRGASVVSDLLQVTIEDSYKRLIAPSIEREVRGELTEKAEEQAIQVFAQNLRSLLLQPPVRGQTVLGVDPAFRTGCKLAVVDETGKLLEVAVTYPTAPHHKTAEAVKTFNRLADNYGVGLVVIGNGTASRETEQFVADWIQSRPDLKLHYAIVSEAGASVYSASKLAAEEFPSLDVAERSAVSIARRLQDPLAELVKIDPKAIGVGQYQHDVAQKRLEESLGAVVESAVNHVGVDVNTASPSLLSYVSGINATLAKNIVKHREENGKFTERKQLSKVARLGPKAFQQCVGFLRIPDGAHPLDNTPIHPESYPVVDRLFAELGVRPDQIGTPELAGKLREVDVNGYAERLEVGVPTLKDIIDSLLRPGRDPREELPPVVFRTDVLQIEDLKPGMELKGTVRNVIDFGAFVDIGIKNDGLVHISQLSDRYVKHPLDVVSVGDNVTVWVLSVDVKKGRVGLTMKRSSVENLQ; encoded by the coding sequence ATGACCGTACGTGACGAAACGATGGAAGTCCAACCGCTGGACGCGGCAATTGAACAGATGACCGCGAGCGAGCCGGAACGTCTTCTCCATCAGCTTGCCTCGGAGTTGTCTCTTGGACGCGGACAAGTCCAACGGACGATCGAGCTGTTGGATGAAGGGAACACGATCCCGTTCATCGCCCGGTACCGCAAGGAGATGACGGGGGAGCTGGATGAGACGCAGCTCCGGACGCTGGAGGAGCGGCTCGGTTATTTGCGGGGCCTGGAGGAGCGCAAGCGCGAGGTGCTCCGGCTCATCAACGAGCAGGGGAAGCTGACGGAGCCGCTGCTGGATTCGATTGTCCAGGCCGCGAAGCTGCAGGAAGTGGAGGATCTGTACCGCCCTTACCGGCAGAAGCGCAAGACGCGCGCCAGCGTGGCGAAGGAACGCGGACTCGAGCCGTTGGCGCAGTGGATTCTCTCTTTGCCGAAGCAGGGCGATCCGATGCAGGAGGCGTCCGCTTATGTAAATGAAGAGAAAGGCGTTCCTGCCGCCGAGAATGCGCTGCAGGGCGCTCAGGATATTATCGCGGAGATGCTGGGCGACGATCCGGATATACGCGCCTGGGTACGCCGGTACACGATGGATCAGGGCGTCATTCGCACGGAAGCGAAGGATAAAGAGCAGGAATCGGTCTACGAGATGTACTATGAATATACAGAGCCGGTCAAGCGGCTGCCGTCTCACCGGATTCTGGCCATTAACCGGGGGGAGAGAGAGGACGTCCTGAAGGTCGCGCTCGATGTTCCCGTGGACAAGATCGTAGCGTATATGAGCAAGCGCACGATTCGGGGCGCTTCGGTCGTGAGCGACTTGCTTCAAGTGACGATCGAGGATTCTTATAAGCGCCTGATCGCGCCTTCGATTGAGCGGGAGGTGCGTGGGGAACTGACGGAGAAGGCGGAGGAGCAGGCCATTCAAGTCTTTGCGCAAAATTTGCGCAGCCTGCTGCTGCAGCCGCCGGTGCGGGGGCAGACCGTGCTTGGCGTCGATCCGGCCTTCCGGACCGGCTGCAAGCTGGCGGTGGTCGACGAGACGGGCAAGCTGCTGGAGGTAGCGGTCACGTATCCGACCGCCCCGCATCACAAGACGGCGGAAGCCGTCAAGACGTTCAACCGGCTTGCCGATAATTACGGCGTCGGACTGGTCGTTATCGGCAACGGCACCGCCTCGCGCGAGACCGAGCAGTTCGTCGCCGACTGGATTCAATCCCGTCCGGACCTGAAGCTTCATTACGCGATTGTGAGCGAGGCGGGGGCGAGCGTCTACTCGGCTTCGAAGCTGGCGGCCGAGGAGTTCCCGAGTCTGGATGTCGCGGAGCGGAGCGCCGTGTCGATCGCCCGCCGGCTGCAGGATCCGCTCGCCGAACTGGTCAAGATCGACCCGAAGGCGATCGGCGTCGGGCAATACCAGCATGATGTCGCGCAGAAGCGCCTGGAAGAGAGTCTGGGCGCCGTCGTGGAATCGGCGGTCAACCACGTCGGGGTCGACGTCAATACGGCTTCCCCGTCGCTGTTGTCCTATGTATCGGGCATCAATGCGACGCTGGCCAAAAATATCGTCAAGCACCGCGAGGAGAACGGAAAATTCACCGAGCGCAAGCAGCTGTCCAAGGTTGCCCGCCTCGGGCCGAAGGCGTTCCAGCAATGCGTCGGATTTCTTCGCATACCGGACGGGGCGCATCCGCTGGACAATACGCCGATTCACCCGGAATCGTATCCGGTGGTCGACCGGCTGTTCGCCGAGCTTGGGGTCCGTCCCGACCAGATCGGCACGCCAGAGCTGGCCGGGAAGCTGCGCGAGGTGGACGTGAACGGCTATGCGGAACGGCTGGAAGTGGGCGTGCCGACCTTGAAGGATATCATCGACAGCCTGCTCCGCCCGGGCCGCGACCCGCGGGAGGAACTGCCTCCGGTCGTGTTCCGCACGGACGTGCTGCAGATTGAAGATTTGAAGCCGGGCATGGAACTGAAGGGAACGGTCCGCAATGTGATTGATTTCGGCGCCTTCGTCGACATCGGCATCAAAAACGACGGCCTGGTGCATATCTCGCAGCTCAGCGATCGGTATGTGAAGCATCCGCTTGATGTGGTGTCCGTCGGGGACAATGTCACGGTATGGGTGCTGTCCGTCGATGTGAAAAAAGGGCGCGTCGGCTTGACGATGAAGCGCTCCAGCGTCGAGAACCTGCAATAA
- the cmpA gene encoding cortex morphogenetic protein CmpA, whose product MPQWLCNQLMRAFHKKDRRQIKLLNECWFFYRSKQRVHP is encoded by the coding sequence ATGCCGCAATGGTTATGCAACCAGTTGATGCGCGCCTTTCACAAGAAGGACCGCCGCCAGATTAAGCTGTTGAATGAGTGCTGGTTTTTTTATCGTTCGAAGCAGCGCGTTCATCCGTAA
- a CDS encoding hydrolase/acyltransferase produces MAKMRYILFQLGSDWEFVEMPAEYAYQLSALNLRLHKEISKLTAERIPKLPVAIAECEKLELLQEEARTVSGLEYMNRLEQAFAGIQEEHYPLIALLTEIRALQAQMEQWYEEEAEAAGIQ; encoded by the coding sequence ATGGCGAAGATGCGCTATATTCTGTTTCAACTGGGAAGCGACTGGGAATTCGTCGAGATGCCTGCCGAATACGCCTACCAACTGAGCGCGCTGAATTTGCGCTTGCATAAGGAAATCAGTAAGCTGACAGCGGAACGGATCCCGAAGCTGCCCGTGGCGATCGCGGAATGCGAGAAGCTGGAGCTGCTCCAGGAGGAGGCGCGCACGGTCAGCGGGCTCGAATACATGAACCGGCTGGAACAGGCCTTCGCCGGGATTCAAGAGGAGCATTATCCCCTCATCGCGCTGCTGACGGAGATACGGGCGCTGCAGGCCCAGATGGAGCAATGGTACGAGGAGGAGGCCGAAGCGGCCGGCATCCAATAG
- a CDS encoding uroporphyrinogen-III synthase, producing the protein MAKLEGKTIVITGPRKAEEMSALVRKQGGTPLVRPTQGTMLEGFERLEAEVDRLLEAPVSLAVWTTGMGLDRLLEAAREAGKEQAFLRKMAEMKHAARGYKTVNALKRIGIVPAVRDDDGSTAGLLRSLDASGTGLAGRLVSLQLHGDPAPALAGYFKQAGADTMELMPYRHTPPPEDVLSRLADELLAGEVDAVAVTSAPQARFLFEYAKRNGLTERLLEVFANRTWMAAVGKVTAAAIAEEGVQRIIVPEEERMGALIVELAKHFGKESGE; encoded by the coding sequence ATGGCTAAGCTGGAAGGGAAAACGATTGTTATCACGGGACCTCGCAAGGCGGAAGAAATGTCCGCGCTCGTGCGCAAGCAGGGCGGTACGCCCTTGGTGAGGCCGACGCAGGGAACGATGCTTGAGGGCTTCGAGCGGCTGGAGGCGGAAGTCGACCGGCTGCTGGAGGCGCCCGTGTCGCTGGCCGTCTGGACGACGGGGATGGGCTTGGACAGGCTGCTGGAAGCGGCCCGCGAGGCAGGGAAGGAGCAGGCGTTCCTCCGCAAGATGGCGGAGATGAAGCATGCGGCGCGCGGATACAAGACGGTGAATGCGTTGAAGCGAATCGGCATCGTGCCGGCCGTCCGGGATGACGACGGCTCGACGGCCGGGCTGCTGCGCTCCCTCGACGCGAGCGGGACCGGCTTGGCCGGACGGCTCGTCTCGCTTCAGCTCCACGGCGATCCGGCCCCGGCGCTGGCGGGGTATTTCAAGCAGGCGGGCGCCGATACGATGGAACTGATGCCGTATCGCCATACCCCGCCTCCGGAGGACGTGCTGAGCCGGCTTGCGGACGAACTGCTCGCCGGGGAAGTGGACGCCGTCGCGGTAACCAGCGCTCCCCAAGCCCGCTTCCTGTTCGAATACGCGAAGCGGAACGGTTTGACGGAGCGGCTGCTGGAGGTGTTCGCCAACCGGACATGGATGGCCGCGGTCGGCAAAGTTACGGCGGCCGCCATCGCCGAGGAAGGGGTGCAGCGGATCATTGTCCCCGAAGAGGAGCGGATGGGCGCGCTTATCGTGGAACTGGCCAAGCATTTCGGGAAGGAGAGCGGGGAGTAA
- a CDS encoding IS3 family transposase: protein MKVRESTYYGRKKREASSTEEQASCALKGRPVPGFSSTNTGRKVSDEQIKEWMLELLEGEEHIYGYKNLALCLRRQRGLILNKKKAYRICKELGILQKQRKKTSKHPRRVPRNRTVTGVNQLWQIDIKYGYVIGRQRFFFVLSIIDVFGRVVVGQYRGSVCEAKHVVQTLCRALQERLNPGDELPTVRTDNGPQFVSKLFGDTCESLEIVHERIPPRSPNMNAYIESFHSLLERDLFSLTEFMTFEEAYEALDRYMDFYNNRRMHGSLKSMSPSEYSKWVMTLEDRSKYHRAV, encoded by the coding sequence CTGAAAGTTCGCGAATCGACGTACTATGGCCGGAAGAAACGAGAGGCATCCAGTACCGAAGAACAGGCTTCATGCGCTCTAAAAGGGCGTCCTGTGCCTGGATTTTCCTCTACGAATACGGGCCGGAAAGTTTCAGATGAACAGATTAAAGAATGGATGCTCGAACTCCTGGAAGGAGAAGAGCACATTTATGGGTATAAGAATTTGGCGCTGTGCCTCCGCAGACAACGTGGATTGATTCTAAACAAGAAAAAGGCGTACCGCATTTGCAAAGAGTTAGGAATTCTTCAGAAACAACGGAAGAAAACAAGCAAACATCCTCGAAGAGTACCGAGAAACCGGACGGTAACCGGGGTGAACCAGCTATGGCAAATTGATATTAAATATGGGTACGTGATTGGGCGCCAGCGTTTCTTTTTCGTGCTCAGTATCATCGATGTATTTGGCCGCGTCGTCGTCGGACAATACCGGGGTTCCGTGTGTGAGGCCAAGCACGTCGTACAGACACTATGCCGGGCGCTACAAGAACGCCTGAATCCCGGCGATGAGTTGCCCACCGTCCGCACCGACAACGGGCCTCAGTTTGTCAGCAAGTTGTTTGGTGATACGTGCGAGAGTCTGGAGATCGTCCATGAACGCATCCCGCCACGCAGTCCGAATATGAATGCCTACATTGAGTCATTTCATAGCTTACTCGAACGTGATCTGTTCAGCCTGACGGAATTTATGACATTTGAAGAGGCCTATGAAGCACTTGATCGTTACATGGATTTCTACAACAACCGCAGAATGCATGGTAGCCTAAAGAGCATGTCACCATCGGAATACTCAAAGTGGGTCATGACGCTGGAGGACCGATCAAAATATCATCGGGCCGTGTAA
- a CDS encoding SprT family protein: MTYTNQSLQQWVEAVSLRDFGKPFRHQARYNGRLKSTGGRYLLTSHHIEINPKQLEAFGEEEVERIIKHELCHYHLHLEGRGYRHRDREFKELLQAVGGSRYCRSLPGAEGQGRLPYRYRLECVDCRHTYLRKRRVDVRKYVCGRCRGKLRIVPVRTETGRKDHG; encoded by the coding sequence ATGACCTATACGAACCAATCGCTGCAGCAGTGGGTAGAGGCGGTGTCCTTGCGGGACTTCGGCAAGCCGTTCCGGCATCAGGCCCGCTATAACGGGCGGCTCAAGTCGACGGGAGGCCGGTACCTATTAACCTCGCATCATATCGAGATCAACCCGAAGCAGCTCGAAGCCTTCGGCGAGGAGGAAGTCGAACGGATCATCAAGCACGAGCTATGTCATTATCATCTTCATCTGGAAGGAAGAGGCTACCGGCATCGCGACCGCGAATTCAAGGAACTGCTCCAGGCCGTGGGGGGCTCGCGCTACTGCCGTTCCTTGCCCGGCGCGGAGGGCCAGGGCAGGCTGCCGTACCGCTATCGCTTGGAATGCGTCGATTGCCGCCACACCTATCTCCGCAAGCGGAGGGTGGATGTGAGGAAATATGTGTGCGGGCGCTGCCGCGGCAAGCTACGGATCGTTCCGGTCCGCACAGAGACGGGGAGGAAGGATCATGGCTAA
- a CDS encoding helix-turn-helix domain-containing protein, producing MMNAKRWFYRLLLSYMPVFIIVVSFLFFVFFQTLSEQSRNDAMRTNASLLLQTLRATDASLKAIDQTLVSEVVNSPELAQFFQLTADDDVPLHMRIMKLMRRMSASYPLIDSIYLVRFQEGKVLSSSKEWSLAQYLDREFIEKNRNLKSTDSPWIGARPFKEFDFQEPKRVISLVRSVPNSGGSGGMVVVNVAAASVASMVKEWYGSELNSIRIMDGDANDLLFDDTGNPSGKSFKIVSNYMSPYTGWVYESGFRQDRAVLSADRWFNIWMIGGMALLLAAAAWIVYVTHRHYQPVAKLVNRVNEVAATPASKGSDTGRWDEFSVIESALDRMFAERDESVERGKKDAVFLRNYTFRQWLDGTYEDHPLGTAQHIDVPLASDRPCLVAVLELDNYAAFVEAYSKRDRFLLQYAAKSACQETAAQHGWSLWADWLTGERLAMLWQPPERGEGEPAARDEAERRLAAIMQDMLEWINGYLKWTATAGIGGTAPSIRAVPKALDQALRALSRKMTCGSNRVLIEEELRRDPPDLQPLGRLLAHSLTGTAAEREARLSEWADLLRAGCLTRGEVRQACRQWVPDVARRWKSAGEEAPGAAWLERLDACLTLEELERTLRDGLEAAADSLACADRERNARLIGRVQDYLQEHYANPQISLNLLSETFDIAPKLLSKSFKEVTGEKFIDVLIGLRLEEAKRLLRQTDLPVQTIAERIGYGGAVSFSRVFKRMEGISPGEYRSSHHAAGSADRAQ from the coding sequence ATGATGAATGCCAAGCGATGGTTCTACCGTCTTCTGCTCTCGTATATGCCCGTGTTCATCATCGTCGTCAGCTTCTTGTTCTTCGTCTTTTTTCAGACGCTGAGCGAACAGAGCCGGAATGACGCGATGCGCACCAATGCCTCGCTTCTGCTGCAGACGCTGCGCGCGACCGATGCCTCGCTGAAAGCCATCGATCAGACGCTGGTCTCCGAAGTCGTGAACTCTCCGGAGCTTGCCCAATTTTTTCAACTCACGGCGGATGACGACGTTCCGCTCCATATGCGAATCATGAAGCTGATGCGGCGGATGAGCGCCAGCTACCCGCTTATCGATTCGATCTACCTCGTCCGCTTCCAGGAGGGCAAAGTGCTCAGCAGCAGCAAGGAGTGGAGCCTCGCGCAGTACCTTGACCGGGAGTTCATTGAGAAGAACCGGAATCTGAAGAGCACCGACTCTCCCTGGATTGGAGCGCGGCCGTTCAAGGAATTCGACTTCCAGGAACCGAAGCGCGTCATCTCGCTTGTTCGCAGCGTGCCGAATTCGGGCGGAAGCGGCGGGATGGTCGTCGTCAATGTCGCTGCCGCGTCGGTGGCCTCGATGGTGAAGGAATGGTACGGATCCGAATTGAACAGCATCCGCATTATGGATGGGGACGCGAATGATCTGCTGTTTGATGATACCGGTAACCCTTCGGGCAAAAGCTTCAAGATCGTCTCGAATTACATGTCCCCCTATACCGGTTGGGTATATGAGAGCGGCTTCCGCCAGGATAGGGCGGTGCTGTCCGCCGATCGGTGGTTCAATATATGGATGATCGGAGGGATGGCTCTGCTGCTCGCTGCGGCGGCCTGGATCGTCTACGTGACGCATCGGCATTATCAACCCGTCGCGAAGCTGGTGAACCGCGTGAACGAGGTTGCCGCGACTCCGGCCTCGAAGGGGTCGGACACGGGCCGCTGGGATGAATTCTCGGTCATCGAATCGGCGCTGGACCGCATGTTCGCGGAGCGGGATGAGTCTGTCGAGCGGGGGAAGAAGGATGCGGTCTTCCTGCGCAATTATACGTTCCGTCAATGGCTGGACGGGACATACGAGGATCATCCGCTCGGAACGGCCCAGCATATCGATGTGCCGCTCGCGTCCGATCGGCCATGTCTTGTCGCCGTGCTGGAGCTCGACAACTACGCCGCCTTCGTCGAGGCGTATTCGAAGCGGGACCGGTTCCTCCTCCAGTACGCGGCCAAGTCCGCATGCCAGGAGACGGCCGCTCAGCACGGCTGGTCCCTGTGGGCGGACTGGCTGACCGGAGAGCGGCTGGCAATGCTGTGGCAGCCGCCGGAGCGAGGCGAAGGGGAACCGGCTGCGCGCGACGAGGCCGAACGCCGGCTGGCGGCGATAATGCAGGATATGCTGGAGTGGATTAACGGCTATCTGAAGTGGACGGCGACCGCCGGGATCGGCGGCACGGCGCCGTCGATTCGGGCGGTTCCGAAGGCGCTCGATCAAGCGCTGCGCGCCTTGAGCCGGAAGATGACCTGCGGCTCGAATCGAGTGTTGATCGAGGAGGAGCTGCGCCGGGATCCCCCGGATTTGCAGCCGTTGGGGCGCTTGCTCGCCCACAGCCTGACGGGAACGGCCGCGGAACGCGAGGCCCGCCTGTCGGAATGGGCGGACCTGCTCCGCGCCGGGTGTCTGACCCGGGGGGAGGTTCGCCAGGCCTGCCGCCAATGGGTGCCGGATGTGGCGCGCCGCTGGAAGAGCGCGGGGGAAGAAGCGCCGGGGGCGGCCTGGCTGGAGCGGCTGGATGCATGCCTGACGCTGGAGGAGCTGGAGCGGACGCTGCGGGACGGGCTGGAGGCGGCGGCGGATTCCCTGGCCTGTGCCGATCGGGAGCGCAATGCCCGGCTTATCGGCCGCGTGCAGGACTATCTGCAGGAGCATTATGCGAATCCGCAAATATCGCTGAATCTGCTGAGCGAGACGTTCGACATCGCCCCGAAGCTGCTGAGCAAAAGCTTCAAGGAAGTGACGGGCGAGAAATTCATCGATGTCCTGATCGGGCTGCGGCTGGAAGAGGCGAAGCGGCTGCTGCGGCAGACCGACCTGCCGGTGCAGACGATTGCGGAGCGGATCGGATATGGAGGAGCCGTCTCCTTCAGCCGGGTATTCAAGCGAATGGAAGGCATCTCTCCGGGAGAATACCGGAGCAGTCATCACGCCGCCGGTTCGGCGGATAGGGCGCAATAA